A DNA window from Anastrepha ludens isolate Willacy chromosome 6, idAnaLude1.1, whole genome shotgun sequence contains the following coding sequences:
- the LOC128866919 gene encoding cytosolic endo-beta-N-acetylglucosaminidase yields MKTCDGSAECCNQLEAEAIHSNEQLLAFELRSKDIQWEQYVTLLAPRAAPIYLQRQFQMLSNYREPIGNHNRREILVCHDMMGNYLEDRHFHSSKKYDDYRFYHWAGIDYFCYFSHNYITIPPCGWINAAHKHGVRVLGTFITEKAHASLLNEVLESTDMVDKIVEAMVKLCKHYCFEGWLINVESVVKLENVKNLYYLVDRLRISIEKEVKRGVVFWYDSIIDTGELKWQNEVNAKNVRFFRNAHGMLINYAWSDKSLEVTTEICERVQSQCQRAFFGIDVFGRGQVGKFQSKQTLARIVSQRFSTGVFAPAWTYETLQMFGYNIKQPLGDDAVNDAFLRRNEKFWFSLWEYLATHLYNVLPFYTDFCLGSGKCTYVHGHSKSSVSGSGGGDGEQFFNLSRCSLQPSVPLYLLAERYYSDAFNGGSCLRILQYNNSFRIIASDFRLQSGGLVFAYAFKLHPNDGDFDCILRFCTRNNARDCYLFMGEYFNTTSLQKGRCYVSPLKPKYNDELSKNTLDTPKIPKEFAIPENAPNGWRVRYYVVAFDGAIQVKDIGVLYRRSEEAKDTAYLGAVYLNECDVNTIKLPQDSNIALIQVYGEDFLN; encoded by the exons ATCAACTAGAAGCAGAGGCGATTCACTCCAACGAACAGTTATTAGCATTTGAACTGCGAAGTAAAGATATACAATGGGAGCAATATGTAACACTATTAGCGCCTCGCGCTGCACCTATATATCTGCAAAGACAGTTCCAAATGCTGAGCAATTATAGAGAACCAATTGGAAATCACAATAGGCGTGAAATTCTAGTCTGCCACGATATGATGGGTAACTACCTAGAAGATCG TCATTTCCACTCATCAAAAAAGTATGATGACTATCGCTTCTACCACTGGGCCGGTATTGACTATTTTTGTTACTTTAGTCATAATTATATAACAATACCACCATGTGGATGGATAAATGCCGCACACAAACACGGGGTAAGGGTTCTGG GCACATTCATTACCGAAAAGGCACATGCGTCATTATTGAACGAAGTTTTGGAGTCAACAGATATGGTAGATAAGATTGTCGAAGCTATGGTGAAACTATGCAAACATTATTGTTTTGAAGGTTGGCTAATTAATGTTGAAAGCGTCGTTAAGctagaaaatgtgaaaaaccTTTA TTACCTCGTAGATCGCTTACGTATAAGCATCGAAAAAGAAGTGAAACGTGGTGTGGTGTTCTGGTATGACAGCATTATAGATACTGGCGAATTGAAATGGCAAAATGAAGTTAATGCTAAAAATGTGCGATTTTTTCGTAATGCACATGGTATGCTCATCAATTACGCTTGGAGCGACAAAAGTCTCGAGGTGACGACAGAAATTTGTGAGCGCGTACAATCTCAATGTCAACGCGCCTTTTTTGGCATCGATGTTTTTGGACGTGGTCAAGTTGGCAAATTTCAGAGTAAACAAACTTTGGCGCGCATTGTGAGTCAACGTTTCTCTACGGGTGTTTTTGCACCAGCTTGGACATATGAAACATTACAAATGTTTGGATACAATATAAAACAACCACTGGGAGATGATGCCGTAAACGATGCTTTTTTACGACGCAacgaaaaattttggttttcattATGGGAATATTTAGCCACACATCTCTACAATGTGCTGCCGTTTTATACGGATTTTTGTTTGGGATCGGGAAAGTGTACATATGTGCACGGACATTCAAAGAGCAGCGTGAGCGGTAGTGGTGGGGGAGATggtgaacaattttttaatttatcgcgTTGTTCGTTGCAACCTTCAGTGCCTCTATATTTACTCGCCGAACGCTACTATTCAGATGCTTTTAATGGCGGGTCATGTCTGCGAATATTACAGTACAATAATAGCTTTCGTATCATCGCTTCCGATTTTAGATTGCAAAGTGGAGGATTAGTTTTTGCATACGCTTTCAAACTTCATCCAAATGATGGGGATTTTGACTGCATTTTGCGTTTCTGCACTAGAAATAACGCACGCGATTGCTATCTATTCATGGGTGAATACTTCAACACAACCAGCCTGCAAAAGGGGCGCTGTTATGTGTCCCCATTAAAGCCAAAATACAATGatgaattatcaaaaaatacGCTAGATACACCAAAAATACCTAAAGAATTTGCGATTCCAGAAAATGCGCCGAATGGCTGGCGTGTGCGTTATTATGTAGTGGCGTTTGATGGCGCGATTCAAGTGAAGGATATCGGCGTGCTATATCGGCGAAGTGAAGAAGCGAAAGACACTGCCTACCTCGGCGCGGTTTACCTAAATGAATGCGATGTGAATACAATTAAACTTCCACAAGATAGCAACATTGCATTGATACAAGTTTATGGCGAAGATTTTCTTAATTAA